Proteins from a genomic interval of Leifsonia shinshuensis:
- a CDS encoding carbohydrate ABC transporter permease: MSAIPLIRSSESRAKGLRAGSKLRAATFTTALVLPTIAFFGFWVYLPALYGFYLSFTDSSLIAPPNFVGVDNYTKLVGDPVFWGSLWRTFQYALEVVIPTLVCGILLARVVVRIKRGRALFMTIYFLPFVVPGVVSALVFSLLFNQYGLVNSILGTHIAWLQDESVAMVALSATTIWAMTGYYTVIFMAGYQQVPEELLEAAKLDGANAWQQFRYVEVPALTPTILFASISVTAAVITDFGTPFILNQGGPNYATTTLPLYIYNQTFQYSSAGYGESISTVLLVIALVLTFLQVLLITRRNRRTR, encoded by the coding sequence ATGTCTGCAATCCCGCTGATCCGGTCATCGGAGTCACGAGCCAAAGGGCTCCGAGCGGGCTCGAAGCTCCGCGCCGCGACCTTCACCACCGCCCTCGTGCTGCCCACGATCGCGTTCTTCGGCTTCTGGGTGTACCTGCCCGCGCTCTACGGCTTCTACCTCTCCTTCACCGACTCCTCGCTGATCGCGCCCCCGAACTTCGTCGGCGTGGACAACTACACGAAGCTGGTCGGCGACCCCGTCTTCTGGGGCTCTCTCTGGAGGACCTTCCAGTACGCGCTCGAAGTCGTGATCCCCACTCTCGTGTGCGGGATCCTCCTGGCCCGGGTCGTCGTCCGCATCAAGCGAGGCCGGGCGCTGTTCATGACGATCTACTTCCTTCCCTTCGTGGTGCCCGGCGTGGTGTCGGCGCTGGTCTTCTCCCTCCTGTTCAACCAGTACGGGCTGGTCAACTCGATCCTCGGCACCCACATCGCCTGGCTCCAGGACGAGAGCGTCGCAATGGTCGCCTTGAGCGCCACGACGATCTGGGCGATGACGGGCTACTACACGGTGATCTTCATGGCCGGGTACCAGCAGGTGCCGGAAGAACTGCTGGAAGCGGCGAAGCTCGACGGCGCCAACGCCTGGCAGCAGTTCCGCTATGTCGAGGTCCCGGCCCTGACGCCGACCATCCTCTTCGCGTCGATCAGCGTGACGGCCGCGGTCATCACCGACTTCGGCACTCCGTTCATCCTCAACCAGGGCGGACCGAACTACGCGACGACGACCCTACCTCTTTACATCTACAACCAGACCTTCCAGTACTCCAGCGCGGGCTATGGCGAGTCCATCTCGACTGTGCTCCTCGTCATCGCACTGGTGTTGACATTCCTTCAGGTCCTTCTCATCACCCGCCGGAACAGGAGAACACGGTGA
- a CDS encoding ABC transporter permease subunit, with amino-acid sequence MKARLTGWTASRYVFAAVAALILLTPLVWAVSASLHSNSTIFSLPFDWIPKPPHPENYTGGLKTVDFGVLVMNSLIIGIAIAVGSVVLGLMSGYALAKRRFFGRDILFWSIVATLLIPFPAIMVGVFILARWMGITNSYAGVIIPGILTGQVVFFMRQYLQGIPDELIESARVDGAGEWRILWRIVLPLAWPVMISMGILTFVGSWNNLLWPLIVIQSDSLFTIPLGLTRLKSQYTTDYVSTLAVSVIAIIPVVILYLIGRKKLLDSIIVSGGAVKG; translated from the coding sequence GTGAAAGCTCGACTCACGGGGTGGACCGCATCCCGGTATGTCTTCGCCGCTGTCGCGGCTCTGATCCTGCTGACCCCGCTCGTCTGGGCTGTGTCCGCCTCCCTCCACAGCAACAGCACGATCTTCTCGCTTCCGTTCGACTGGATCCCCAAGCCCCCGCACCCGGAGAACTACACGGGCGGCCTCAAGACGGTCGACTTCGGCGTCCTCGTCATGAACAGCTTGATCATCGGCATCGCCATCGCTGTCGGCTCCGTCGTCCTCGGCCTGATGTCGGGCTACGCGCTGGCGAAGCGACGGTTCTTCGGCAGGGACATTCTGTTCTGGTCGATCGTCGCGACGCTTCTGATCCCATTCCCGGCCATCATGGTGGGCGTGTTCATCCTCGCCAGGTGGATGGGCATCACCAACTCCTACGCCGGCGTCATCATCCCCGGGATCCTGACCGGGCAAGTGGTCTTCTTCATGCGCCAGTACCTCCAGGGGATCCCCGACGAGCTGATCGAGAGCGCCCGGGTCGACGGCGCAGGGGAGTGGCGCATCCTCTGGAGGATCGTGCTCCCGCTCGCGTGGCCGGTGATGATCTCGATGGGAATCCTCACCTTCGTCGGCAGCTGGAACAACCTGCTCTGGCCGCTCATCGTCATCCAGAGCGATTCGCTGTTCACCATCCCGCTCGGCCTGACCCGGCTGAAGTCCCAATACACGACCGACTACGTCTCCACCCTCGCAGTGTCGGTGATCGCGATCATTCCTGTCGTGATCCTGTACCTCATCGGCCGCAAGAAGCTGCTCGACTCGATCATCGTTTCGGGCGGGGCGGTCAAGGGCTGA